One Microlunatus soli genomic window carries:
- a CDS encoding ABC transporter substrate-binding protein — protein sequence MINKLLHRTPGKAAMALVAIVTTLAATACGVVGSSPAPGVAPSSGSPGCISDFDPKTDYFGVKQKLEYATNFDISYHKSYQVITVQRPEVGGKPESYVLVKCGAPKPDLTGELAEAPQLSTPVHSLFSASTTHIPSLEALGQLDVLTGVASKSLINSAAARSRVAGDQVTEFAPAGTADAEKIVASQPDALITAGMDDPAYATVRKAGIPVLADAEYLERTPLGQAEWIKFFAALTGTEQRAAETFDTIAGDYRTAVNKAAKADPTEVLLSQPYQGVWTMPTGGTVMGKMITDAGGSWAWQSDTSPSSASPDLEQVFTKSGKAKIWITSTNWKTRKEALADEPRFAQLAAYKSGAIWAPSKQVNAAGGNNIFELGVLRPDLVVGDLIAITHPDLEPGHRFTFYRKLK from the coding sequence ACGCCCGGCAAGGCAGCGATGGCGCTGGTCGCGATCGTCACCACCCTGGCTGCCACCGCCTGCGGAGTGGTCGGATCGTCGCCTGCTCCCGGGGTGGCGCCGTCCAGCGGGTCGCCCGGCTGCATCAGCGATTTCGACCCGAAGACCGACTACTTCGGAGTCAAGCAGAAGCTCGAGTACGCAACGAACTTCGACATCAGCTACCACAAGTCGTACCAGGTCATCACCGTCCAGCGGCCCGAGGTCGGCGGCAAGCCGGAGAGCTACGTGTTGGTCAAGTGCGGTGCGCCGAAACCCGACCTGACCGGCGAGCTGGCCGAGGCACCACAGCTGAGCACCCCGGTGCACAGTCTGTTCTCAGCCTCGACCACCCACATCCCCAGCCTGGAGGCGCTCGGGCAGTTGGACGTGCTGACCGGCGTCGCCTCCAAGTCCTTGATCAACTCGGCCGCGGCCAGGAGCAGGGTCGCCGGCGACCAGGTCACCGAGTTCGCTCCGGCCGGCACCGCCGATGCGGAGAAGATCGTGGCCAGTCAGCCCGATGCGTTGATCACCGCGGGGATGGACGACCCGGCGTATGCGACGGTCCGCAAGGCCGGGATCCCGGTGCTGGCCGACGCGGAATACCTGGAGCGCACCCCGCTCGGTCAGGCCGAGTGGATCAAGTTCTTCGCAGCACTGACCGGGACCGAACAGCGGGCGGCCGAGACCTTCGACACCATCGCCGGCGACTACCGGACCGCGGTCAACAAGGCGGCGAAGGCCGACCCGACCGAGGTGCTGTTGAGCCAGCCGTACCAGGGCGTCTGGACGATGCCGACCGGCGGGACGGTGATGGGCAAGATGATCACCGATGCCGGCGGCAGCTGGGCCTGGCAGTCCGACACCTCGCCGTCCTCGGCCAGTCCCGACCTGGAGCAGGTGTTCACCAAGTCCGGCAAGGCCAAGATCTGGATCACCTCGACGAACTGGAAGACCCGTAAGGAAGCATTGGCCGACGAACCTCGATTCGCCCAGCTGGCCGCGTACAAGTCGGGAGCGATCTGGGCGCCCAGCAAGCAGGTCAATGCCGCCGGCGGCAACAACATCTTCGAGCTCGGCGTGCTCCGTCCCGATCTGGTGGTCGGTGACCTGATCGCGATCACCCATCCCGACCTGGAGCCGGGGCACCGCTTCACCTTCTACCGGAAGCTGAAGTAG